A window of Hymenobacter aerilatus contains these coding sequences:
- a CDS encoding SusC/RagA family TonB-linked outer membrane protein: MSTHDLWAQVRTITGKVLGSDGAALPGVTVVVKGGGQGTSTDAEGGYSLSIPAAANTLVYSFIGYDSKEVAIGGQSTINVTLAANTTGLDEVVVVGYGTQLRRELTGSVATISGSDVAQRPVQSFEQAMQGKAPGVNITTPNGVLNNPPVVRIRGVNSISLSSSPLYVIDGIPTYSGDNSATNAPNNPLSNINPNDIESIEVLKDAAAAAIYGSRAAGGVILVTTKRGKKGQSKVSLDSWSGWTKPVRLYDVLGAEDYMTIKNEAVRNLNANQLEAALAAGRTPPPVQTEGFRPSYDANGNLIDTKWYDYIYRTGFSTSNTINFSGGTEKTSFYASVGYTKQKGMLENNDFKRTSARVNVDHKVYKNFTVGARIGYSNNYNSAPNSGSLSGSAFSVAGLGRAPLVLPPNIPAYNADGSPAINGANVGPGANINPAPPNSALVPSYFNPVVDLNYNYFTSESNQIQGSVYANWEILKGLNVRTNYGIDNLGFEDKLFYTALAGDGFSTGGNATNYYRTNKRWNWQNTAQYDRSFGDHNVSLLLGGEQQKTNVERWGAQRTQVADSFFDTYLGNFTNISVAGIAQGENYLLSYFGRLSYDFGKKYLLSFNARRDGYSAWGNEKWGNFYGGGLGYIITEENFWKNSGLANAVSFLKFTGSYGEVGNSQGVGDFTTLSLYSSGLYGSNATLGYSNAGNRDLTWETSKKLDVGFSFGLLQDKLTGDFSYYRNTVDGLILAVPLSPSKGVPGNSIDANIGSMRNQGIEFNLKANVFQKQDFSWVVSGNITTQRNEVLALVTEGQQIPTATSGLETVNFTRVGGSVGEILAIPSLGVNPANGRRMIQKANGTVVQYDHLGSGWTTLDGQATTAPNQVTDGVFYGPVLPTWYGGIDNTFRFKQFDLNFFIQYSGGNYIYNGTKAGLHDQRFWNNETDILDRWTNENANAKWPRVVYGDNISNGSGLIMSSNVEKGDFARLRNVTLGYSLNSTLANRIGIASARVYAQVQNAALLTKYSGIDPEISSNGASNTGAGVDRNSVGQARTYTVGFNIGF; the protein is encoded by the coding sequence TTGTCAACCCATGATCTGTGGGCGCAAGTGCGGACTATTACCGGTAAAGTACTAGGCTCGGATGGCGCGGCATTGCCGGGTGTCACCGTTGTAGTAAAAGGAGGTGGTCAAGGCACCTCTACTGACGCTGAAGGCGGATACTCCCTATCTATACCGGCCGCTGCGAACACACTAGTATATTCTTTCATTGGATATGATAGCAAGGAAGTCGCTATTGGTGGGCAGTCTACCATTAATGTAACACTGGCAGCCAATACTACAGGTCTCGATGAAGTAGTGGTAGTGGGATATGGCACGCAGCTTCGGCGCGAACTGACGGGCTCTGTAGCTACTATTTCTGGTTCTGATGTAGCCCAACGTCCGGTGCAGAGCTTCGAGCAGGCTATGCAGGGCAAAGCGCCCGGCGTGAACATCACTACGCCTAATGGGGTGTTAAACAACCCACCAGTAGTGCGGATTCGGGGTGTAAACTCTATTTCGCTCAGTTCGTCGCCTTTGTATGTAATCGATGGTATTCCTACATACAGTGGTGATAACTCGGCTACCAACGCCCCCAACAACCCGCTAAGCAATATCAACCCAAATGATATTGAAAGCATTGAGGTACTGAAGGATGCAGCCGCAGCAGCCATCTACGGTTCGCGTGCTGCCGGTGGTGTTATCCTCGTGACCACTAAGCGCGGCAAAAAGGGCCAAAGCAAAGTATCACTCGACTCTTGGTCTGGCTGGACAAAGCCAGTACGTCTATACGACGTATTGGGTGCCGAGGACTACATGACAATTAAGAATGAGGCAGTACGCAACTTGAATGCAAATCAACTTGAAGCTGCGCTTGCCGCTGGCAGAACACCACCTCCAGTCCAAACAGAAGGTTTTCGGCCATCTTATGATGCCAATGGCAATCTAATAGATACGAAATGGTACGATTACATCTATCGTACGGGCTTTTCCACGTCCAATACAATTAATTTCTCCGGAGGTACAGAAAAAACTAGTTTTTACGCTTCGGTCGGTTATACGAAGCAGAAAGGCATGCTGGAAAACAATGATTTTAAGCGTACCTCCGCACGTGTGAATGTTGATCATAAAGTATACAAAAACTTTACAGTTGGTGCCCGCATTGGCTATTCCAATAATTACAATAGCGCCCCCAACTCAGGTTCTCTTTCTGGATCTGCTTTTAGCGTAGCTGGCCTGGGCCGTGCACCACTGGTGTTACCACCAAACATTCCAGCATATAATGCTGATGGTAGCCCCGCCATAAATGGTGCTAACGTAGGACCAGGCGCTAACATTAATCCGGCTCCACCAAATTCCGCTCTAGTACCAAGTTACTTTAACCCTGTAGTTGATTTGAATTACAATTACTTTACGTCAGAGAGCAACCAAATACAGGGTAGCGTATATGCTAACTGGGAAATTTTGAAGGGCTTGAACGTACGTACAAATTATGGTATCGATAACCTAGGGTTTGAGGATAAGTTATTCTATACCGCGCTGGCAGGTGATGGTTTCAGTACGGGTGGTAATGCTACTAATTACTATCGTACGAACAAACGCTGGAACTGGCAAAACACAGCCCAGTACGACCGGTCCTTCGGTGACCACAATGTGTCCTTGCTTTTAGGTGGAGAGCAACAGAAAACAAATGTGGAGCGTTGGGGAGCCCAACGTACGCAAGTAGCCGATAGCTTCTTTGATACCTACCTAGGCAACTTTACCAATATTTCTGTAGCTGGTATTGCGCAAGGAGAGAACTACTTGCTATCATACTTCGGTCGCTTGAGCTATGACTTTGGAAAAAAATACCTGCTTTCATTTAATGCGCGTCGTGATGGTTACTCGGCATGGGGCAATGAAAAATGGGGTAACTTCTATGGTGGTGGTCTGGGTTACATTATTACAGAAGAAAACTTCTGGAAAAATTCAGGGTTAGCAAATGCAGTGAGCTTCCTGAAGTTTACGGGTAGCTACGGTGAGGTTGGTAATAGTCAAGGCGTCGGAGACTTCACTACCCTTTCTCTGTACAGTTCAGGATTGTATGGTTCAAATGCTACACTAGGCTATAGCAATGCTGGTAACAGAGATTTGACTTGGGAAACAAGTAAAAAATTGGATGTTGGTTTCTCCTTCGGTTTGTTACAAGATAAACTAACTGGTGACTTCTCTTATTATCGTAACACCGTTGATGGATTAATTCTGGCTGTACCACTGTCTCCCTCAAAAGGAGTTCCTGGTAACTCTATCGACGCTAACATTGGCTCGATGCGTAATCAAGGCATAGAATTCAATTTGAAAGCCAATGTATTTCAAAAGCAGGATTTCAGTTGGGTAGTAAGCGGCAACATAACAACACAGCGCAATGAAGTACTGGCTCTGGTAACAGAAGGCCAGCAGATTCCTACGGCTACATCTGGCTTAGAAACCGTGAACTTCACACGGGTAGGTGGTTCGGTGGGCGAAATTCTAGCAATTCCATCATTAGGTGTGAATCCCGCCAATGGACGTCGAATGATCCAAAAAGCGAATGGTACGGTAGTCCAATATGATCACTTAGGTTCAGGCTGGACTACCTTAGATGGTCAGGCCACTACTGCTCCGAACCAAGTAACAGATGGTGTTTTTTACGGCCCAGTACTACCAACTTGGTATGGTGGTATTGATAATACGTTCCGATTCAAACAATTCGACCTAAACTTCTTTATTCAGTACTCAGGTGGGAATTATATCTACAATGGTACTAAAGCAGGTTTGCATGATCAGCGCTTCTGGAATAATGAAACCGATATTCTGGACCGCTGGACCAATGAAAACGCTAATGCTAAATGGCCGCGAGTTGTATATGGCGACAACATATCGAACGGTTCAGGGCTAATCATGTCGTCTAATGTGGAGAAAGGTGATTTCGCTCGTCTGCGTAATGTAACTCTGGGTTACTCACTTAACTCAACTCTAGCTAATAGGATAGGTATTGCAAGTGCTCGCGTTTACGCGCAAGTGCAGAACGCCGCGCTGCTCACGAAGTATTCGGGTATCGACCCTGAGATTTCGTCGAACGGTGCTAGCAATACGGGTGCTGGCGTTGACCGCAACTCGGTAGGTCAGGCTCGTACCTATACTGTCGGCTTCAACATTGGTTTCTAA
- the purH gene encoding bifunctional phosphoribosylaminoimidazolecarboxamide formyltransferase/IMP cyclohydrolase: MSQPIRSALVSVYYKDRLEPLVALLKQHGVTIYSTGGTQQFIEEQGADVTAVESLTGFPAVFGGRVKTLHPKVFGGILHRRHETSDLQEAEQHQIPPIDLVVVDLYPFEETVASGAPEQDIIEKIDIGGISLLRAAAKNFRDVLVVSSRDQYEAVTQLLTEKNGGTDLEDRRQYAAAAFAATSHYDTAIFNYFAQNGTSNQQPATSNQPATPLRYGENPHQAGTFRGDLDALFDQLHGKQLSYNNLVDVDAAVLLMQEFQLGKPACAILKHTNACGVAQADTLHTAYLNALACDPISAFGGVIIVNKPVDEATAQELNKLFFEVLIAPEFDAAALTVLQSKKNRILLRQKPVDFPQKQVKTLLNGVIEQDFDRAIETADDFKTVTDSAPTPEETEALEFALKVCKHTKSNTIVLARAGQLLASGVGQTSRVDALKQAIEKAHAFGFDLQGAVMASDAFFPFPDCVEIAGSAGIRAVVQPGGSIKDQDSIAACNQLGMAMVMTGVRHFKH, encoded by the coding sequence ATGTCGCAGCCGATTCGTTCCGCTCTCGTTTCTGTCTATTACAAAGACCGCCTGGAGCCACTGGTGGCCTTGCTCAAGCAGCACGGCGTGACCATCTACTCTACGGGGGGCACCCAGCAGTTCATCGAGGAGCAGGGCGCCGACGTAACGGCTGTGGAGAGCCTGACGGGCTTCCCGGCGGTGTTTGGTGGCCGCGTGAAAACCCTGCACCCTAAGGTGTTCGGTGGCATCCTGCACCGCCGCCACGAGACCAGCGACTTGCAGGAAGCTGAGCAGCATCAGATTCCGCCCATCGACTTGGTAGTAGTTGACCTCTACCCCTTTGAGGAAACGGTGGCCTCGGGAGCACCCGAACAGGATATTATCGAGAAAATTGACATTGGCGGCATTTCGCTGTTGCGCGCCGCCGCCAAAAACTTCCGCGACGTGCTGGTAGTAAGCAGCCGCGACCAGTACGAAGCCGTGACGCAACTGCTGACGGAGAAAAACGGCGGTACCGACCTTGAAGACCGTCGCCAGTACGCCGCCGCCGCATTTGCGGCTACCTCGCACTACGATACGGCCATTTTCAACTACTTCGCGCAAAACGGAACCAGCAACCAGCAACCAGCAACTAGTAACCAACCCGCTACGCCCCTGCGCTACGGCGAAAACCCGCATCAGGCTGGCACGTTCCGCGGCGACTTGGATGCGCTATTTGATCAACTGCACGGCAAGCAGCTCAGCTACAACAACCTGGTAGACGTAGACGCGGCCGTACTGTTGATGCAGGAATTTCAGCTGGGGAAACCTGCCTGCGCTATTCTCAAACACACCAACGCTTGCGGCGTGGCCCAGGCCGATACCCTGCACACGGCCTACCTCAACGCCTTGGCCTGCGACCCGATTTCGGCGTTTGGTGGCGTGATTATCGTGAATAAACCCGTGGATGAAGCCACGGCCCAGGAGCTGAACAAGCTGTTCTTCGAGGTGCTGATTGCGCCCGAGTTCGATGCGGCAGCCCTTACGGTGCTGCAAAGCAAGAAAAACCGCATTCTGCTGCGCCAGAAGCCTGTTGATTTCCCGCAGAAGCAGGTGAAAACCTTGCTGAATGGTGTGATTGAGCAGGACTTCGACCGCGCCATCGAAACTGCCGACGACTTCAAAACCGTTACCGACTCGGCGCCTACCCCTGAGGAAACTGAAGCCTTGGAATTTGCCCTGAAAGTGTGCAAGCACACCAAGAGCAACACCATTGTGCTGGCCCGTGCTGGGCAACTGCTGGCCTCCGGGGTAGGACAAACCTCCCGCGTAGACGCTCTCAAGCAAGCCATCGAAAAAGCGCACGCGTTCGGCTTCGACCTGCAAGGCGCCGTGATGGCCTCCGATGCGTTCTTCCCCTTCCCCGATTGCGTGGAAATTGCCGGCTCAGCCGGCATTCGGGCGGTGGTGCAACCCGGCGGCTCTATCAAAGACCAAGATAGCATTGCGGCCTGCAACCAGCTGGGTATGGCCATGGTCATGACCGGCGTGCGTCACTTCAAACACTAG
- a CDS encoding glycosyltransferase produces MASVLPSRFHAACEAAAAPLLSDSSLVVIPPRPELLCSVIIPAKDEAENLPATLAALAAQVDKQGKALSPYSYEVIVLANNCQDATAHVARQMALVYPQLVLHVVERTLPPAEANVGKARRLLMDEASRRLRSVGRQHGIIASTDADTRVTPTWLTDIAGEIAAGADAVGGRILTEASAQRNCPVRRYHLRDAAYRLLAAQLEHLIDPSPADAWPRHHQHFGASFALTVSAYEQVGGLPVVPYLEDEALYQALCYHDLRVRHSPDVRVITSARQEGRVAVGLSWQLREWAALSEQLREPLVASGPQLATQWQARRQLRQLWQTIKADGHITGAVLSPALHAVSGRVASVLGLTKQALRRAIEQAATFGALWQRVQQEQAARRQWVQRWPPVALSVAVAELRALLKQYTPLAAVESTLPA; encoded by the coding sequence ATGGCATCTGTCCTACCCTCGCGCTTCCATGCGGCTTGCGAAGCAGCCGCTGCACCACTGCTATCCGATAGTAGCTTGGTGGTAATTCCCCCCCGGCCCGAACTGCTTTGCTCCGTTATTATTCCGGCTAAAGATGAAGCCGAAAACCTACCTGCTACGCTGGCTGCACTGGCCGCACAAGTAGACAAGCAGGGGAAGGCTTTATCTCCGTACAGCTATGAGGTAATCGTATTGGCAAACAATTGCCAGGATGCCACCGCACACGTGGCCAGGCAAATGGCACTGGTATATCCGCAACTGGTGTTGCACGTGGTAGAACGCACCCTACCGCCCGCCGAGGCCAATGTGGGGAAGGCACGTCGCTTACTGATGGATGAGGCTTCCCGCCGCCTACGCAGTGTAGGGCGTCAGCACGGCATTATTGCCAGCACCGACGCCGATACTCGTGTGACGCCTACTTGGCTGACTGACATTGCGGGCGAAATAGCTGCGGGTGCCGATGCTGTAGGTGGGCGTATTCTGACTGAAGCGTCGGCACAGCGCAACTGCCCGGTGCGACGCTACCACTTGCGTGATGCGGCCTACCGCCTGCTGGCGGCGCAGCTAGAACACTTGATTGACCCTAGCCCAGCGGATGCTTGGCCACGCCATCACCAGCACTTTGGGGCCAGCTTTGCTCTGACTGTTTCGGCCTACGAGCAGGTAGGGGGCCTACCTGTAGTTCCCTACTTGGAGGACGAAGCGCTATACCAAGCGCTATGTTATCATGATTTGCGTGTGCGGCACAGCCCCGACGTGCGGGTTATCACCTCGGCCAGGCAGGAAGGGCGCGTGGCGGTGGGGCTGTCGTGGCAATTGCGGGAATGGGCTGCCCTGAGTGAGCAATTACGGGAACCATTGGTGGCTAGCGGCCCGCAACTAGCCACGCAATGGCAGGCCCGTCGGCAACTGCGGCAGCTCTGGCAAACAATCAAAGCCGATGGTCACATAACAGGGGCTGTGCTTAGTCCCGCTCTGCACGCTGTCAGTGGCAGGGTAGCCAGTGTGCTTGGTCTTACCAAACAGGCGTTGCGGCGGGCCATAGAGCAAGCAGCTACATTTGGTGCTTTGTGGCAGCGCGTGCAGCAGGAACAGGCTGCCCGTCGGCAATGGGTACAACGGTGGCCGCCGGTGGCGCTGTCGGTAGCGGTGGCTGAGTTGCGGGCATTGTTGAAACAATACACCCCACTGGCAGCAGTGGAGAGCACGCTACCTGCGTAG
- a CDS encoding PIG-L deacetylase family protein has product MTEFSFDLLPVRPADFAPTLGPTVVVAPHPDDESLGCGGLLALLRRADVPVHAVLVSDGTMSHPHSVKFPPAARQALREMELREALTLLGVDTDDLLLLGLPDSAVPGPEQQGFAEAVATLRAYLQRVQPATVLVPWRRDPHPDHRATSQLVAAAIEGLPIQRVEYVVWAWERAALEDLPQPGEAIGWRLDIDSVLPQKQVAIAAHRSQLAPGIIDDDPTGFLLSEQMLAHFAQPFEVYLES; this is encoded by the coding sequence ATGACTGAGTTTTCGTTTGACTTGTTGCCGGTACGACCGGCTGACTTTGCCCCTACCCTAGGCCCAACAGTAGTGGTAGCCCCCCACCCCGATGATGAGTCGTTGGGGTGCGGCGGGCTGCTGGCGCTCCTGCGGCGGGCAGATGTGCCAGTGCATGCCGTGCTAGTGAGTGATGGCACGATGTCGCACCCTCATTCAGTGAAGTTTCCGCCCGCGGCCCGGCAGGCACTGCGCGAAATGGAGCTGCGCGAGGCGCTTACGCTACTGGGGGTCGATACAGACGACCTATTGCTTCTGGGCCTACCCGATAGCGCCGTGCCCGGACCCGAGCAGCAGGGTTTTGCGGAGGCAGTGGCTACCCTACGCGCCTACCTCCAACGTGTGCAGCCAGCTACGGTACTGGTACCCTGGCGCCGCGACCCTCACCCCGACCACCGGGCTACCAGTCAGTTGGTGGCAGCGGCCATAGAGGGCCTACCCATTCAAAGGGTAGAGTATGTGGTGTGGGCGTGGGAGCGTGCTGCCCTAGAAGATCTGCCGCAGCCGGGCGAAGCCATAGGCTGGCGCCTGGATATTGACTCTGTGCTACCTCAAAAACAGGTAGCCATTGCGGCCCACCGTTCCCAACTTGCCCCTGGTATCATCGACGATGACCCTACTGGCTTTTTGCTATCGGAGCAGATGCTGGCCCATTTTGCGCAGCCTTTTGAAGTGTATCTTGAATCATGA
- a CDS encoding class I SAM-dependent DNA methyltransferase — MNPNQPNTLPPAYFDDVYRANADPWQFETSPYEREKYATTLAALPRPHYERAFEIGCSLGVLTEQLAPRCGHLLAIDVADAPLERARQRCAQLPQVELRLMRIPEEFPQGHFDLILVSEVGYYWSPEDLARATNLLLEALPSGGQLLLVHWTPPVHDYPLTGDEVHEFFLQKAEATGPLRHVHGQRQETYRLDLLEKR, encoded by the coding sequence ATGAATCCCAATCAGCCGAATACGCTCCCCCCCGCCTACTTCGATGATGTGTACCGGGCCAACGCCGATCCGTGGCAGTTTGAAACTAGCCCCTACGAGCGGGAGAAATACGCTACCACGCTGGCTGCCCTACCTCGCCCGCACTACGAGCGTGCCTTTGAAATTGGCTGTTCGCTGGGCGTACTCACGGAGCAGTTGGCGCCGCGGTGCGGACATCTGCTGGCCATAGATGTAGCAGATGCCCCACTGGAACGTGCCCGGCAGCGGTGTGCGCAGTTGCCGCAAGTGGAGCTCCGGCTGATGCGGATACCAGAAGAATTCCCGCAGGGACATTTCGACTTAATTCTGGTATCAGAAGTAGGCTATTATTGGTCGCCCGAGGACTTAGCCCGCGCTACTAATCTATTACTAGAAGCCCTACCCTCCGGCGGGCAATTACTACTAGTACATTGGACACCTCCTGTGCACGACTACCCCCTCACTGGCGACGAGGTGCACGAGTTTTTTCTGCAAAAAGCCGAAGCCACTGGCCCCTTACGCCACGTGCACGGCCAGCGCCAGGAAACCTACCGGCTGGATTTGCTGGAGAAGCGGTAG
- a CDS encoding RagB/SusD family nutrient uptake outer membrane protein codes for MKISLTNTVTVTLGTLLLAIGVASCNVDEQLNPVPKTAISDLVVFDTPTRIRLQINNLYAYAKSGSFLGGRYQVYGDVRADDFINRTSNSVTAAQVWNHTLTETSSNDVISLWGIAYQTINQANVFLVGLEANTAKYVAPVFPADFATVTVPQYQAEARFVRALSYYSLLQLYARPYIDGAGSRPGLPLRLQAETGAGGNDLARSTVAEVYAQILSDLTFAEQNLPLTYGTATADLATNSTRAHRNTAIALKTRVYLTMGQYSNVVTEANKIVPTAAPFTASSGVPHSLNASIAAVFSTENAESILSFPFTAQNTPGTQNQLGFYYLPPQNPGGPTGGGEYYLNPTGILANTTALSATDDRRVGFFLTSGGNTYLAKYRGGTPYIDKAPVMRYAEVLLSLSEALFRNNGPADARALALLNAVRTRSKGAAYTSFASTDAAVGAVLLERRIEFLGEGIRNIDIMRLNATIPAKSSVPAIPPSSPNYVWPIPQSETVTNGLITPN; via the coding sequence ATGAAGATTTCACTAACAAATACAGTTACAGTAACATTAGGCACGTTGCTTCTAGCAATAGGAGTGGCCTCCTGTAATGTTGACGAACAACTAAACCCTGTACCCAAAACTGCTATTTCGGATTTAGTAGTATTTGATACACCAACTCGTATTAGATTGCAGATCAATAATCTGTACGCATATGCTAAGTCAGGTAGCTTCTTAGGGGGGCGTTACCAAGTATATGGTGATGTGCGTGCGGACGATTTTATCAACCGTACGTCCAATAGTGTTACAGCAGCTCAGGTTTGGAATCATACTCTGACAGAAACTTCCTCAAACGACGTAATTAGTCTGTGGGGAATTGCTTATCAGACTATCAACCAAGCGAATGTTTTTTTAGTTGGCCTTGAGGCAAATACAGCTAAATATGTGGCGCCCGTTTTTCCTGCTGATTTCGCTACTGTAACAGTGCCTCAATACCAGGCTGAAGCACGCTTTGTACGAGCATTGAGTTATTACTCTCTGCTACAATTATACGCCCGCCCGTATATCGATGGCGCGGGAAGTCGTCCAGGATTGCCGCTACGACTGCAAGCCGAAACTGGTGCCGGCGGCAATGATTTGGCTCGTAGCACAGTAGCTGAGGTATACGCGCAGATTCTATCCGATCTGACTTTCGCTGAGCAGAATTTGCCACTTACTTACGGCACTGCAACTGCTGATCTAGCCACAAACTCAACGCGGGCGCACCGAAATACAGCTATCGCGCTGAAAACGCGGGTGTATCTGACGATGGGGCAGTACAGCAACGTTGTTACAGAGGCTAATAAAATTGTTCCAACTGCGGCACCCTTCACCGCTTCTAGCGGTGTACCGCACAGCTTGAATGCTTCAATTGCCGCTGTATTTAGCACTGAAAACGCTGAAAGCATTCTGTCCTTTCCTTTCACAGCACAAAATACTCCGGGCACTCAGAACCAGCTAGGTTTCTATTATTTGCCTCCGCAGAATCCTGGTGGGCCTACTGGTGGCGGCGAATATTATTTGAATCCTACCGGAATTCTAGCTAATACCACCGCCCTCTCCGCTACTGATGACCGCCGGGTAGGTTTTTTTCTTACAAGTGGAGGTAATACCTACTTAGCCAAGTACCGCGGTGGTACGCCTTATATAGATAAGGCGCCCGTGATGCGTTATGCAGAAGTGTTGTTAAGCCTGTCGGAAGCATTATTCCGCAACAATGGCCCCGCAGATGCTCGTGCCTTAGCGCTACTAAATGCGGTGCGCACACGCTCTAAAGGCGCAGCCTATACCTCTTTTGCTTCAACAGATGCAGCCGTAGGCGCGGTACTGTTAGAACGTCGAATAGAGTTTTTAGGTGAGGGCATTCGGAATATTGATATTATGCGTCTAAACGCTACAATTCCTGCGAAAAGCTCAGTGCCAGCCATCCCACCTTCTAGCCCGAACTATGTGTGGCCTATTCCACAATCCGAAACTGTGACTAACGGTCTAATAACACCTAATTAG
- a CDS encoding acyl-CoA dehydrogenase, with the protein MSASLPSPTIQATTPAEDAAAQLAPRLAAQASASDQEGSFPEQEFDWLHAASLLTAPLPIHLGGQDLAAASQTPSLLRTLRHIGRGNLAVGRVYEGHTNALQLAQRFGRTEQVARWAEDAAAGHLFGVWNTQAHDGVQLEPLPDGRYRLRGSKTFGSGAGHVTRPLLTGALPDGGWQMLILPADVQVPQLDKSFWQPLGMRASASFRVDFTGLEVGADDLLGQPGDYYRQPWFSGGAIRFAAVQLGGAEAVFDETRLFLQKTGRTEDPYQRQRLGELAILIESGQHWLRAAAEHAMRPQATEDADTTVAYANMVRTAIEEICLRTLQLAERCVGARGLLRPEPFERLHRDLTHYLRQPAPDAALADAGRFALASTSPAYTLWHD; encoded by the coding sequence ATGTCTGCTTCCCTACCCTCTCCTACTATCCAAGCAACCACGCCGGCCGAAGACGCCGCTGCCCAACTAGCCCCACGCCTAGCTGCTCAGGCATCTGCCTCCGATCAGGAAGGCAGCTTTCCAGAACAGGAATTTGACTGGCTACACGCGGCGAGTTTACTCACGGCTCCCCTACCGATCCACCTGGGTGGTCAGGATCTGGCAGCGGCTTCACAAACGCCTTCTTTGCTGCGCACACTACGACACATTGGCCGCGGCAATCTAGCGGTAGGGCGCGTCTACGAAGGTCACACCAACGCCTTGCAGCTAGCCCAACGCTTTGGCCGCACGGAGCAAGTAGCACGTTGGGCCGAGGACGCAGCAGCCGGGCATTTGTTTGGGGTTTGGAACACGCAAGCGCACGACGGCGTGCAACTGGAACCGCTTCCCGATGGCCGCTACCGCTTGCGGGGTAGCAAGACTTTCGGATCGGGCGCCGGCCACGTCACGCGCCCGTTGCTCACCGGCGCCCTACCCGATGGCGGTTGGCAAATGCTGATCTTGCCGGCCGATGTGCAAGTGCCGCAGCTAGATAAATCGTTTTGGCAGCCGCTGGGCATGCGGGCATCGGCTAGTTTTCGGGTCGATTTTACAGGGCTAGAGGTAGGCGCCGACGACCTGCTGGGCCAGCCCGGTGACTACTACCGACAGCCGTGGTTTAGTGGGGGCGCCATCCGGTTTGCGGCCGTGCAGCTAGGCGGGGCCGAGGCGGTATTCGACGAAACCCGTCTCTTTCTGCAAAAGACCGGGCGTACCGAAGACCCCTATCAGCGCCAGCGCCTGGGCGAGCTGGCTATCCTCATTGAAAGCGGTCAGCACTGGCTGCGCGCTGCTGCCGAACACGCCATGCGCCCCCAGGCCACCGAAGACGCCGACACCACCGTGGCCTACGCCAACATGGTACGCACAGCCATCGAAGAAATTTGCTTGCGCACACTTCAGTTGGCCGAGCGGTGCGTGGGTGCCCGCGGCCTGCTGCGCCCCGAGCCCTTCGAGCGCCTGCACCGCGACCTGACGCATTATCTGCGCCAGCCTGCTCCCGATGCGGCCCTGGCCGATGCGGGCCGCTTCGCACTGGCTTCTACCTCGCCAGCTTATACACTATGGCATGACTGA